From the genome of Gemmatimonadaceae bacterium, one region includes:
- a CDS encoding 4Fe-4S dicluster domain-containing protein codes for MSAEKVTGTPATAEDNTRLGQRVDRRRALQILIGGIAAGTQAATACSPVSAMTDEEREVKQLAWREYIKGNYRFMTEAERAETIARLERVAELKRGVDVTIQSTGAQPGVEFGYAFNISKCKGFRSCVEACINENNLDRNAATQYIRIFEMDDGVVDLDEADASFQHEAPAEGHFYMGTQCFQCADPPCVKVCPVGATWQEPDGITVVDYDWCIGCRYCMAACPYWARRFNWSEPEVPVAEVNTNQHYLGNRARKAGVVEKCTFCIHRTRQGRLPACAEACPTGARVFGNLLDPNSEIRWVLANKKVFRLKEDLKTEPRFWYFTD; via the coding sequence ATGAGCGCTGAAAAAGTCACTGGAACTCCGGCCACGGCTGAAGACAACACGCGCCTCGGACAACGCGTCGATCGCCGGCGCGCTCTTCAGATCCTGATCGGTGGAATTGCGGCCGGCACACAAGCGGCCACCGCATGCTCGCCGGTCAGCGCAATGACGGACGAAGAGCGCGAGGTGAAACAGCTCGCGTGGCGTGAATACATCAAGGGCAACTACCGCTTCATGACCGAGGCCGAGAGGGCTGAGACGATTGCGCGGTTAGAGCGCGTAGCGGAGTTGAAACGCGGTGTGGACGTGACGATACAGTCGACCGGCGCGCAGCCCGGCGTGGAATTCGGCTACGCATTCAACATCTCGAAGTGCAAGGGCTTTCGCAGCTGCGTGGAGGCATGCATCAACGAGAACAATCTCGATCGCAACGCGGCCACACAATATATCCGCATCTTCGAGATGGACGACGGCGTCGTGGATCTCGACGAAGCCGATGCGAGCTTCCAGCACGAAGCGCCGGCCGAGGGTCATTTCTACATGGGGACGCAGTGCTTCCAATGTGCCGATCCCCCGTGCGTGAAGGTGTGCCCCGTTGGCGCCACGTGGCAGGAGCCCGACGGCATCACCGTCGTCGACTACGACTGGTGTATTGGCTGCCGCTATTGCATGGCCGCGTGCCCCTACTGGGCGCGCCGCTTCAACTGGAGCGAGCCCGAAGTTCCGGTCGCTGAGGTCAACACGAACCAGCACTACCTGGGAAATCGCGCCCGCAAGGCGGGCGTAGTCGAGAAGTGCACGTTCTGCATCCACCGCACCCGTCAGGGCCGGCTCCCTGCGTGCGCGGAGGCCTGTCCTACGGGCGCGCGAGTATTCGGAAACCTTCTCGACCCCAACTCCGAGATCAGGTGGGTGCTCGCCAACAAGAAAGTGTTTCGTCTGAAGGAAGATCTGAAGACGGAGCCTCGCTTCTGGTACTTCACCGACTGA
- the nrfD gene encoding NrfD/PsrC family molybdoenzyme membrane anchor subunit has protein sequence MHLKPFALSALHSATTGGRRYHMYMGTLTLIMLIGAYAYSLQLRYGLAVTGMNDHVSWGLYISNFTFLVGLAAAAMMLVLPAYVLKDVDFSRAVLMAEAVAVAALVMCLSFVVVDIGNPIAAWHLIPGIGYLNWPRSLLAWDILVLNGYLAINLAIPFYILYSRFSGRQPDKRKYIPWMYIAVMWAVSIHLVTAFLLAGLPARPFWNTALLGPRFLASAFTAGPAFVILLLSLIRKETKYEISDGAFSKLALITTAAAQVNLVMLISELFYKFYSPTHHGINARYLFFGIEGHNALVPWIWSAIAVNAIATIALMIHPIRRNPRWLVIASAALFIGIWVEKGIGLVVPGFIPSPLGEIVEYTPSLVEIAVTAGVWALGLFVLTILVRVALPIELGESRSPYIDGATSAPLVRPRSTRGLTRDVRPVRTR, from the coding sequence ATGCACCTGAAGCCTTTCGCGCTCAGCGCCCTGCACTCCGCCACTACAGGCGGCCGTCGGTACCACATGTACATGGGGACCCTCACGCTCATCATGCTCATCGGCGCTTACGCATACTCCCTGCAGCTGCGTTACGGACTCGCGGTAACCGGAATGAACGATCACGTGAGCTGGGGGCTCTACATCTCCAACTTCACGTTTCTCGTCGGGCTTGCGGCGGCGGCAATGATGCTGGTGCTGCCCGCGTATGTCCTGAAAGACGTCGACTTCTCGCGTGCGGTGCTCATGGCTGAGGCTGTTGCAGTGGCCGCACTCGTGATGTGCCTGTCATTCGTCGTTGTCGACATCGGCAATCCGATCGCCGCGTGGCACCTCATCCCGGGGATTGGTTACCTCAACTGGCCGCGCTCGCTTCTCGCGTGGGATATTCTCGTGCTGAACGGTTATCTGGCGATCAATCTCGCAATTCCTTTCTACATTCTGTACAGCCGCTTCTCGGGCCGTCAGCCTGATAAGAGGAAGTACATACCGTGGATGTATATCGCGGTCATGTGGGCGGTGAGCATCCATCTCGTCACAGCGTTCCTGCTCGCCGGGTTGCCTGCGCGCCCCTTCTGGAACACGGCGCTGCTCGGTCCTCGTTTCCTCGCGTCTGCGTTCACCGCGGGGCCTGCGTTCGTGATACTGCTTCTGTCGCTCATCCGCAAAGAGACGAAGTACGAGATCTCGGACGGTGCTTTCTCGAAGCTCGCGTTGATCACCACCGCGGCCGCGCAGGTAAACCTCGTGATGCTGATCTCGGAGCTGTTTTACAAGTTCTACTCGCCGACGCATCACGGCATCAACGCGAGATACCTGTTCTTCGGGATCGAGGGTCACAATGCACTCGTCCCATGGATCTGGTCGGCGATTGCGGTGAACGCCATCGCGACGATCGCGCTGATGATACATCCGATCCGGCGCAATCCGCGATGGCTGGTGATCGCAAGCGCCGCACTGTTCATCGGCATCTGGGTCGAGAAGGGAATCGGCCTGGTGGTTCCCGGATTCATTCCATCTCCCCTTGGAGAGATCGTCGAATACACGCCAAGTCTGGTGGAGATCGCCGTCACGGCCGGAGTCTGGGCTCTCGGATTGTTCGTTCTCACCATCCTCGTTCGTGTCGCGCTTCCAATCGAGCTCGGTGAGTCACGCAGTCCATACATCGATGGCGCGACGTCCGCGCCGTTAGTACGTCCCCGCAGCACCCGCGGCCTCACAAGGGATGTCCGGCCGGTGCGGACACGGTGA
- a CDS encoding slipin family protein, whose product MTRHRANDTRYPVPAIAAGLIVGAGVAGALFLLGLPVPLVVVVAGCAAVFVLSSIKYADQWEKAVLMRLGRYRGLRGPGYFGVIPILDRVAYTIDQRIRTTAFGAESCLTRDTVPVNVDAIAFWIVRDAERAALEVQDYDEAVVLSAQTQLRDAIGKHDLAELIQSRVELGHGLKIALEQKMQNWGIEVQSVEIRDVIIPAALEDAMSRQAQAERERQARIILGTAETEIAHKFVEAAGAYRDHPEAMNLRAMNMLYESIVKRGSLMVVPSGLADSLNVPSLLGMAGAGGIVPHTGATEKSREEADAVVLPSSPATVVH is encoded by the coding sequence ATGACGCGACACAGAGCGAACGACACTCGTTATCCAGTCCCCGCAATCGCTGCGGGACTGATCGTCGGCGCAGGCGTGGCAGGAGCACTCTTCCTGCTTGGTCTTCCCGTTCCATTAGTCGTAGTCGTTGCCGGCTGTGCGGCGGTGTTTGTCCTCAGCTCCATCAAGTACGCCGACCAATGGGAGAAGGCCGTTCTCATGCGGCTCGGCAGATACAGGGGGCTGCGTGGCCCAGGATACTTCGGCGTAATACCGATCCTTGATCGAGTCGCGTACACAATCGATCAGCGCATACGCACCACTGCATTCGGAGCCGAGTCGTGCCTGACGCGTGACACGGTGCCGGTGAACGTAGACGCGATCGCCTTCTGGATCGTACGTGACGCAGAGCGTGCCGCGCTCGAGGTGCAGGACTACGACGAAGCAGTTGTTCTTTCAGCGCAGACCCAGCTGCGCGACGCAATCGGCAAGCACGATCTTGCCGAGCTGATTCAGTCGCGGGTGGAGCTCGGACACGGGCTCAAGATTGCGCTCGAGCAGAAGATGCAGAACTGGGGGATCGAGGTGCAGTCGGTCGAGATTCGCGACGTAATAATTCCGGCCGCGCTCGAGGACGCCATGTCACGACAGGCGCAGGCGGAGCGGGAGCGGCAGGCGCGAATCATTCTCGGAACTGCTGAGACGGAAATCGCTCACAAGTTCGTTGAAGCGGCAGGCGCGTACCGCGACCATCCTGAGGCAATGAACCTGCGCGCCATGAACATGCTGTACGAGAGCATCGTCAAGCGTGGCTCGCTGATGGTCGTGCCATCGGGCCTCGCGGACTCGCTTAATGTTCCATCGCTGCTCGGAATGGCGGGCGCTGGTGGCATCGTGCCGCACACTGGCGCGACCGAGAAGTCAAGGGAAGAAGCTGACGCTGTAGTGCTTCCATCGTCGCCGGCGACCGTCGTGCATTAG
- a CDS encoding cytochrome c-type biogenesis protein CcmH: MRHRIIAAGIPLAFAFFSGTSAESQPPSIAERARARSADTALEARTSAVAATLRCPVCQGESIQESPSALAQQMRAVVRDRLSAGQTPDEVRAYFVSRYGEWILLEPTMKGLNVVLYVLPVVLIGGGLLLVVFLVRRWTGQASAEPASVTADADGEPATVNR; encoded by the coding sequence ATGAGGCACCGCATCATCGCCGCGGGTATCCCTCTGGCATTTGCCTTTTTCTCCGGAACGTCGGCGGAATCACAGCCTCCAAGCATAGCCGAGCGCGCGCGGGCAAGGTCCGCTGACACGGCGCTGGAAGCGCGAACATCAGCCGTGGCTGCGACACTTCGCTGTCCCGTGTGTCAGGGCGAATCGATCCAGGAATCCCCATCTGCGCTTGCACAGCAGATGCGCGCCGTCGTGAGAGATCGGTTGAGTGCCGGCCAGACTCCCGATGAGGTGAGAGCGTATTTCGTTTCGCGTTACGGCGAGTGGATCCTGCTCGAGCCGACGATGAAGGGACTCAACGTCGTGCTGTACGTTCTCCCGGTAGTCCTCATCGGTGGAGGACTTCTGCTGGTTGTGTTTCTCGTGCGTCGCTGGACAGGACAAGCCTCTGCGGAACCCGCGTCAGTCACCGCCGACGCGGACGGTGAGCCGGCGACGGTCAATCGATGA
- a CDS encoding redoxin domain-containing protein produces MNWKRAAIAVLAAAPLIALFAYGFTRNPAEIPSPMPGRKAPSFQLAVFTPGEAPSARPVGDTIRLADLRGKVVVLNFWASWCLPCRSEHAALSEAAQYYADKPTQFIGVLYMDETAAGTRWIAEMGGMSYPAVTDSESHTAIDYGVYGVPETFIIDPSGRVAHKQLGPVTMPVLRRVIDSVLVSADSMASAQTR; encoded by the coding sequence GTGAACTGGAAGCGCGCCGCGATCGCCGTGCTCGCGGCAGCGCCGCTGATCGCGCTTTTCGCGTATGGCTTCACGCGCAACCCGGCCGAGATCCCCTCGCCGATGCCGGGGCGGAAGGCGCCATCGTTCCAGCTTGCGGTCTTTACTCCTGGAGAAGCGCCATCCGCGCGGCCCGTCGGCGACACAATACGCCTCGCGGATCTCCGGGGAAAAGTCGTCGTTCTGAATTTCTGGGCGTCGTGGTGTCTGCCTTGCCGCTCCGAGCACGCCGCGTTGTCGGAAGCGGCGCAGTATTACGCCGACAAACCGACGCAGTTCATCGGTGTTCTCTATATGGATGAAACAGCCGCGGGAACGCGCTGGATCGCAGAGATGGGCGGCATGAGCTATCCCGCCGTAACCGACTCGGAGTCGCACACAGCGATCGATTACGGAGTTTACGGAGTTCCCGAGACTTTTATCATCGACCCATCGGGACGAGTTGCGCACAAGCAGCTCGGCCCCGTAACGATGCCGGTTCTTCGGCGCGTGATCGACTCGGTGTTGGTCAGTGCCGATAGTATGGCGAGCGCGCAAACCAGATGA
- a CDS encoding heme lyase CcmF/NrfE family subunit, translated as MIGTIAHSALLVSVAVVALGMILTPVAIRSDRREWLQLVYGAVYTNFMLVTIATVAMVVALVTHDFSVSYVAAVGSRSTPLLFTIISLWGALEGSILFWAWVLAMYSAAVVWLHHRRPGNLIPYAAMTLLAVTAFFAILLVGPADPFRPVFPVPADGPGPNTLLQNHILMAVHPPLLYLGYVGMSVPFAFAIGAIVSNEATSNEWAVLSRRWMLASWGFLSAAIIAGMWWSYEVLGWGGYWAWDPVENASFLPWLTATAYLHSVMVQERRDMLRLWTLNLCVATFVLTILGTFLTRSGILSSVHAFTTGAIGYYFLAFIALVLGATLVLVAGHSDRIRTKGSLGGAASRETVFLLNNLFLTAVMLTVLVGTLYPLIAEAIRGVKVSVGEPFFNRMAVPAMVALIFLMGVGPSLPWGSTTWADALKRLVPPLIGAFIMGAIAILAGARGIYAILAFAFVGYAAMGNLREYWIGMRARRRAHGESWPTAFVRLIGGNRRRYGGYVAHIGMLLVAVGVTASATFRTEREATLLPGETLTVAGKTVRLKGVWGREEPQRSVIGATVEVLAKDGKVAGILEPRMNFYRVSDQPVPTPDVRSNIKGDLYVNLMAFEPSGANATVKVIVEPLVPWIWFGGFVMVLGATIGMLHGGRRKVAAPPRRVSAPPGALIAPAVDTEVIKAAS; from the coding sequence GTGATCGGCACTATCGCGCACAGCGCGCTGCTCGTATCCGTCGCCGTCGTTGCGTTGGGGATGATTCTTACGCCGGTCGCAATTCGCAGCGACCGGCGCGAATGGCTGCAGCTCGTGTACGGTGCGGTCTACACGAATTTCATGCTCGTGACCATAGCAACGGTCGCGATGGTTGTCGCTCTGGTCACGCATGATTTCTCGGTGTCGTACGTCGCGGCGGTGGGAAGTCGCTCGACTCCCCTGCTCTTCACGATCATCTCGCTGTGGGGAGCGCTCGAAGGGTCGATTCTTTTCTGGGCATGGGTGCTCGCGATGTACTCGGCCGCCGTCGTGTGGCTGCATCATCGCCGCCCGGGAAATCTCATTCCGTACGCTGCGATGACGCTGCTCGCTGTAACGGCCTTCTTCGCAATACTCCTCGTTGGTCCAGCCGATCCGTTCCGGCCTGTGTTCCCGGTACCCGCTGACGGACCGGGACCCAACACACTGCTACAGAACCACATTCTGATGGCGGTCCATCCGCCCTTGCTGTACCTCGGCTACGTCGGAATGTCGGTACCCTTTGCGTTCGCGATCGGCGCGATCGTTTCCAATGAAGCGACGTCAAACGAATGGGCTGTGCTCTCGCGCCGCTGGATGCTCGCGTCCTGGGGTTTCCTGTCCGCCGCGATCATCGCCGGAATGTGGTGGTCGTACGAGGTGCTGGGCTGGGGCGGATACTGGGCCTGGGACCCTGTCGAGAACGCGTCGTTCCTCCCATGGCTCACCGCGACCGCCTATCTGCACTCGGTGATGGTGCAGGAACGGCGGGACATGCTCCGCCTGTGGACGCTGAATCTCTGCGTCGCGACGTTCGTGCTGACGATCCTCGGCACCTTCCTCACGCGCTCCGGAATTCTTTCGTCGGTGCACGCGTTCACGACCGGCGCGATCGGGTACTACTTCCTCGCCTTCATCGCTCTTGTGCTGGGTGCGACGCTGGTGCTTGTCGCCGGCCATTCCGATCGCATCCGGACGAAAGGCAGTCTTGGCGGCGCCGCCTCCCGGGAAACCGTGTTTCTGCTGAACAATCTCTTCCTCACCGCGGTGATGCTCACCGTGCTGGTGGGGACGCTCTATCCGCTCATTGCCGAAGCGATCCGTGGCGTGAAGGTCAGCGTCGGCGAGCCGTTCTTCAACCGCATGGCGGTCCCGGCGATGGTGGCGCTGATCTTTCTGATGGGCGTTGGCCCTTCGCTGCCCTGGGGCAGCACCACGTGGGCAGATGCGCTCAAGCGGCTCGTACCACCTCTCATTGGCGCGTTCATCATGGGCGCGATCGCAATCCTCGCCGGCGCGCGCGGCATCTACGCAATTCTGGCTTTTGCTTTCGTCGGTTACGCGGCGATGGGAAATCTTCGCGAGTACTGGATCGGCATGCGTGCGCGGCGCCGCGCGCACGGTGAAAGCTGGCCCACCGCTTTCGTGCGGCTCATCGGCGGAAACCGCCGTCGCTACGGCGGATATGTCGCACACATCGGCATGCTGTTGGTCGCGGTGGGTGTGACCGCGTCGGCGACATTCCGTACGGAGCGTGAAGCGACGCTGCTTCCGGGTGAGACGCTCACAGTTGCGGGCAAAACGGTGCGACTCAAGGGAGTCTGGGGACGGGAGGAGCCGCAGCGCTCTGTTATCGGCGCGACGGTCGAGGTCCTCGCAAAGGACGGCAAGGTGGCTGGAATTCTCGAGCCGCGAATGAACTTCTATAGAGTTTCCGACCAGCCCGTTCCCACACCCGATGTGCGGAGCAATATCAAGGGCGATCTCTACGTCAACCTCATGGCGTTCGAGCCGAGCGGGGCAAACGCTACGGTGAAGGTTATCGTCGAGCCGCTCGTTCCATGGATCTGGTTCGGCGGCTTCGTCATGGTGCTCGGCGCCACGATCGGGATGCTCCACGGGGGCCGGCGAAAGGTAGCGGCGCCTCCGAGGCGCGTGAGCGCTCCGCCCGGAGCATTGATCGCGCCCGCGGTAGATACTGAAGTAATCAAGGCAGCATCGTGA
- a CDS encoding cytochrome c maturation protein CcmE: protein MKKSWIIGGAAVLVAVFAWLLFGGLEKNVVFFLTPKELLAKGPDGVGVPVRLGGQVKPGSMTWDAKTLDLRFTVTDGAKEIPVHSTGAPPQMFRDGMGVIVEGRVGQAGVFQATNLMVKHSNEYRAPKPGEEAHEKYKTLLKQGSQ from the coding sequence ATGAAGAAGTCCTGGATCATTGGCGGAGCGGCCGTGCTGGTAGCCGTATTCGCGTGGCTGCTGTTCGGCGGGCTCGAGAAAAACGTTGTGTTCTTTCTCACGCCGAAGGAGCTGCTGGCAAAGGGACCTGACGGCGTCGGCGTTCCCGTGCGGCTTGGCGGTCAGGTAAAGCCGGGCTCGATGACGTGGGACGCGAAGACTCTCGATCTCCGCTTCACGGTCACCGACGGCGCCAAGGAAATTCCGGTGCACTCGACCGGCGCTCCGCCGCAGATGTTCCGTGACGGTATGGGAGTCATCGTCGAAGGGCGAGTCGGTCAGGCCGGCGTGTTCCAGGCGACGAACCTGATGGTGAAGCACTCGAACGAGTACCGCGCTCCGAAGCCCGGCGAGGAAGCGCACGAGAAGTACAAGACGCTCCTGAAGCAAGGCTCTCAGTGA
- a CDS encoding CcmD family protein codes for MEELNLKFIIAAYSVSWLVILGYLARLMRKGSLARADYDHMSREIPGGGPR; via the coding sequence ATGGAAGAGTTGAACCTGAAATTCATCATCGCCGCATACTCCGTGTCGTGGCTGGTGATCCTCGGATATCTGGCGCGGCTCATGAGGAAGGGCTCGCTGGCGCGCGCTGATTACGACCACATGTCTCGTGAGATTCCGGGGGGCGGCCCGCGATGA
- the ccsA gene encoding cytochrome c biogenesis protein CcsA, whose product MPESELSSETRAAPPPRTSALFGFIAFAALIAAQVFSILTSPAEGDMGHLQKIMYVHVPAAWMAFISFFVVLVFSVRYLWQKRENDDLLAASAAEVGATFTGLTLILGMIWGRPAWGVWWVWDARLTSTLVLFLIFVGYLALRAFVDDAEQRARWSAAVGAIGAINVPIVYMSVKWWRTLHQPPSSPATLDPMYTMGLRLNAIALLLVTIYFIRKRYEIARLERAVEHLAEAAAMGGR is encoded by the coding sequence ATGCCTGAGTCCGAGCTTTCGAGCGAGACACGTGCAGCGCCACCACCACGCACTAGTGCATTGTTTGGGTTCATCGCGTTTGCCGCCCTGATCGCGGCGCAGGTGTTCTCGATTCTGACTTCACCGGCAGAGGGAGACATGGGGCACCTGCAGAAGATCATGTACGTGCACGTGCCCGCGGCGTGGATGGCGTTCATCTCGTTCTTCGTCGTGCTCGTATTCAGCGTGCGGTATCTCTGGCAAAAGCGTGAGAACGACGATCTGCTGGCTGCGTCCGCAGCCGAGGTCGGTGCCACATTCACCGGCCTGACGCTCATCCTGGGAATGATCTGGGGGCGCCCGGCGTGGGGAGTCTGGTGGGTATGGGACGCGCGGCTGACATCAACGCTAGTGCTTTTCCTCATCTTCGTCGGCTATCTTGCGCTTCGCGCTTTCGTTGACGACGCGGAACAGCGAGCGAGGTGGAGCGCCGCCGTGGGTGCCATCGGCGCAATCAACGTTCCGATAGTTTACATGTCCGTGAAATGGTGGCGGACTCTTCACCAGCCACCGTCGAGCCCCGCAACGCTGGATCCAATGTACACGATGGGCCTGCGGCTGAACGCGATAGCGCTGCTGCTGGTGACGATTTACTTCATAAGAAAGCGCTACGAGATAGCCCGACTGGAGCGCGCCGTGGAGCATCTTGCGGAAGCGGCTGCAATGGGAGGCAGGTAA
- a CDS encoding heme exporter protein CcmB, giving the protein MSWEDDWRRVRAIAKKDLTTELRAKAGFNGVASLAVTILILLGLALGPDADALRNAAVGAVWLATLFSGVLAFNRSFQVELESGALEPLLLYPGPRWTIFAGKLLANLTFVGLMVMIVMVAGVVLFGITIPARWPAILAVVALGVAGLVVLGTFYASMASRSRAREVLLPLLLFPMLVPVLLAATTASKALLGADLMHEAGAWTRLLIGYDLVFLIATFIAFEHVIEA; this is encoded by the coding sequence ATGTCCTGGGAAGATGACTGGCGGCGCGTTCGCGCCATCGCGAAGAAGGATCTTACCACTGAGCTCCGCGCCAAGGCCGGCTTTAACGGTGTCGCTTCGCTGGCCGTCACCATCCTCATCCTCCTCGGACTGGCACTTGGGCCGGATGCTGATGCGTTGCGTAACGCAGCCGTGGGCGCTGTGTGGCTCGCGACACTTTTCTCCGGAGTGCTTGCATTCAACCGCTCATTCCAGGTCGAGCTGGAGAGCGGAGCGCTCGAGCCGCTGCTGCTTTATCCTGGGCCGCGATGGACGATTTTCGCCGGAAAGCTGCTCGCCAATCTCACATTCGTTGGCCTGATGGTCATGATAGTAATGGTGGCAGGCGTTGTCCTGTTCGGTATTACCATTCCCGCGCGGTGGCCGGCGATACTTGCCGTTGTCGCTCTCGGTGTCGCGGGGCTGGTGGTGCTCGGGACGTTCTACGCGTCGATGGCGAGCAGAAGCCGCGCTCGCGAAGTCCTGCTTCCGCTGCTTCTATTCCCAATGCTCGTACCGGTGTTGCTCGCAGCGACTACGGCGTCCAAGGCGCTTCTCGGCGCTGACCTGATGCACGAGGCCGGCGCGTGGACTCGACTGCTCATCGGATACGATCTGGTATTCCTGATCGCGACGTTCATTGCGTTCGAGCATGTCATCGAGGCCTGA
- the ccmA gene encoding heme ABC exporter ATP-binding protein CcmA → MYNGQPDQAIDARGLGKRFGIRWVLRGVTFGVGHGEAAALLGPNGSGKSTVLRILGTLLRPSAGTATVNGRDIVREAASVRGQIGYLAHTPGLYDDLTARENLLFAADMLGLPHASVDGNLARVGLGEMAGSRVRGFSAGMQRRLALARLIMRSPGVLLLDEPYANLDEDGVELMNSVIRDVIASGGAALLALHELAPARAILDRTLTLAEGRIATSNSERAGRKQASLASV, encoded by the coding sequence ATGTACAACGGTCAGCCCGATCAAGCGATCGACGCTCGTGGCCTCGGAAAACGCTTCGGCATCCGATGGGTGCTGCGGGGCGTGACGTTTGGCGTCGGGCACGGAGAGGCGGCAGCGCTGCTCGGGCCGAACGGCAGCGGAAAGAGTACCGTACTCAGAATTCTCGGGACACTTCTCCGTCCGAGTGCCGGCACCGCAACGGTGAACGGACGGGACATCGTGAGGGAAGCTGCGAGCGTCCGCGGTCAAATCGGCTATCTCGCGCATACGCCTGGATTGTATGATGACCTCACTGCGCGCGAAAACCTGCTGTTCGCCGCGGACATGCTTGGGTTGCCGCACGCGTCCGTCGATGGAAACCTCGCCCGCGTAGGCCTCGGTGAAATGGCGGGCAGCCGTGTGCGGGGCTTTTCCGCTGGGATGCAGCGTCGGCTCGCGCTCGCTCGTCTCATCATGCGAAGCCCGGGCGTACTTCTGCTCGACGAGCCATACGCAAACCTCGACGAAGACGGCGTCGAGCTGATGAATTCCGTGATTCGCGACGTCATCGCGTCAGGAGGCGCAGCATTGCTTGCTCTGCACGAGCTCGCCCCCGCTCGCGCGATTCTCGATCGCACGCTTACACTCGCGGAAGGACGCATTGCGACCAGCAATTCTGAACGCGCGGGTCGAAAACAAGCCTCGCTCGCTTCGGTCTGA
- a CDS encoding VOC family protein → MSIPASLQVECDQVHPSLSVEDVAAAAEFYTKKLGFSQSFTWGEPPAMAGVNLGNVQIFLEKGTPSPKGLSVFFIVGNADELYEFHRANGVEVVQPPGDREYGIRDYTVKDLHGYHLGFGHPLFNTGPPLKIERVEVPVRLEKRLAALLIDLAEYKRMSISSCLEEILLHTNEPFGDGVASPHTKGQLRHIQELKKKHGIDYDSHASYRFVEE, encoded by the coding sequence ATGTCAATTCCCGCCAGCCTGCAGGTCGAGTGTGACCAGGTGCACCCGAGCCTGTCGGTCGAGGATGTCGCCGCGGCCGCTGAGTTCTACACGAAAAAGCTAGGCTTCAGCCAGAGCTTCACGTGGGGCGAGCCGCCGGCGATGGCAGGCGTGAACCTCGGGAACGTCCAGATTTTTCTGGAGAAGGGCACGCCAAGTCCTAAAGGGCTCTCGGTGTTCTTCATCGTCGGCAACGCCGACGAGCTCTACGAATTCCATCGAGCAAACGGTGTCGAAGTGGTTCAGCCGCCGGGCGACAGAGAGTACGGAATCCGTGATTACACTGTGAAGGATCTTCACGGCTACCATCTTGGATTCGGACACCCGCTCTTCAACACCGGCCCGCCGCTCAAGATCGAGCGCGTGGAGGTTCCCGTTCGCCTCGAGAAGCGTCTCGCGGCTCTGCTCATCGATCTCGCCGAGTACAAGCGGATGAGCATCTCGAGCTGTCTTGAGGAGATTCTACTGCATACGAACGAGCCCTTCGGCGACGGTGTCGCCAGCCCTCACACCAAGGGACAGCTCAGACACATTCAGGAGCTGAAGAAGAAGCACGGCATCGACTACGACAGCCACGCGAGCTACCGCTTCGTCGAGGAGTAG